The DNA region CGGTGAGCGTGCTGGGCGACGCCCCGGCACCCACCGATCGTCCGCGCATCGATACGCCGCTGCCGACCGGGATCCGCGCCATTGACGGCCCGCTGACCCTGGGTGTGGGACAGCGGGTGGGGATCTTCGCCGGCGCGGGCTGCGGCAAAACCACCCTGCTGGCGGAGATCGCCCGCAATACGCCCTGCGATGTCATTGTCTTTGGCCTGATTGGCGAGCGCGGGCGCGAACTGCGTGAGTTTCTCGACCACGAACTGGATGCGGCGCTGCGCAGCCGGACGGTGCTCATCTGCGCCACCTCCGATCGCAGCAGTATGGAACGCGCCAGAGCCGCGTTTACCGCTACCGCCATCGCCGAAGCCTGGCGCGACCAGGGCCGGAACGTGCTGCTGATCCTCGACTCCCTGACCCGCTTCGCCCGCGCCCAGCGGGAAATCGGCCTGGCGCTGGGCGAGCCGCCGGGCCGCGGCGGCCTGCCGCCCTCGGTCTATACCCTGCTGCCGACCCTGCTGGAGCGCGCCGGGCAGACCTCCCGCGGGGCGATCACCGCGCTCTACTCCGTACTGATCGAAGCTGACTCCATGAACGATCCCGTGGCCGATGAAGTGCGATCCCTGATTGATGGCCACATTGTGCTGACCCGCCGCCTGGCGGAGCGCGGACACTATCCGGCGATCGACGTGCTGGCCAGCCTGAGCCGGACCATGAGCAACGTGGCGACGCACGAGCATATCCGCGACGCCACGCAGCTGCGCCGGATGATGTCCGCCTGGCAGCAGACGGAGATGTTGATCCGCCTGGGGGAGTACCAGCCGGGCCACGACGCGATGACCGATGCGGCGGTGTCGGCTCAGGCGGCGATCAACGGCTATCTGCAACAGGCGATGCACGCGCCGCACGGCTATGACGACACACTGCACCACTTAGCGGAGGTCAGCCAGCATGCGCCATCATCCGCAGCCTGATCACGATCGCCTGACGGATGAGGGCAGCGCAGAGCTGCAACAGGCTCTCTCACTGC from Pantoea deleyi includes:
- the sctN gene encoding type III secretion system ATPase SctN: MTLALEQWYQQQQQRLTRFSPVESFGRITGISGILLESSLPQARIGDLCEITREDGQSVLAEVVGFNPQHTLLSALGQLDGIARGARVIPLRLPHRIVVSDALLGSVLDGFGRPLEAGQIGAFALPGAVENAVSVLGDAPAPTDRPRIDTPLPTGIRAIDGPLTLGVGQRVGIFAGAGCGKTTLLAEIARNTPCDVIVFGLIGERGRELREFLDHELDAALRSRTVLICATSDRSSMERARAAFTATAIAEAWRDQGRNVLLILDSLTRFARAQREIGLALGEPPGRGGLPPSVYTLLPTLLERAGQTSRGAITALYSVLIEADSMNDPVADEVRSLIDGHIVLTRRLAERGHYPAIDVLASLSRTMSNVATHEHIRDATQLRRMMSAWQQTEMLIRLGEYQPGHDAMTDAAVSAQAAINGYLQQAMHAPHGYDDTLHHLAEVSQHAPSSAA